A window from Pyrococcus kukulkanii encodes these proteins:
- a CDS encoding FAD-dependent oxidoreductase → MKGIRFAFLCREKPEPTGKKVAVIGAGPAGLAATGYLVCHGHEVHVYDKLPEPGGLMLFGIPEFRIPIYRVRLGYKELEEVFGVKFFTRTKVIFGERKDEGDEYVERTVNFEDLVRDYDAVLIATGTWKSWVANIEGINLEGVYPALEYLFKIKSAKLGYMNWTEIPPIEGKRVMVIGAGHTAVDAAMESLLLGADTVYMSYRRTIKEAPAGAYEINLLRSKGVKWLELTIPVRIVGENGRVRAIELQKCKLGEPDETGRRKPIPIEGSNFQVEVDYVVCAIGQTPTPPFAEDVGIAVDKKGRIVVDSRHMTSREGVFAAGDVVLGPSKVGRAVKDGLYAAESIHNWLSGR, encoded by the coding sequence GTGAAGGGTATAAGATTTGCCTTCCTATGTAGGGAGAAACCTGAACCTACTGGAAAGAAGGTGGCTGTTATTGGTGCCGGTCCAGCTGGCCTTGCAGCTACTGGCTACCTCGTTTGCCACGGACACGAGGTTCATGTTTATGACAAGCTTCCCGAACCTGGCGGTCTAATGCTTTTTGGAATACCGGAGTTCAGGATTCCCATTTATAGGGTCAGACTAGGTTACAAAGAGCTCGAAGAAGTCTTTGGCGTGAAGTTCTTCACTAGAACGAAGGTCATCTTCGGCGAAAGAAAGGATGAAGGGGATGAGTACGTCGAAAGAACCGTGAATTTTGAGGATCTTGTCAGGGATTATGATGCCGTGCTCATAGCTACAGGAACTTGGAAGTCCTGGGTGGCAAACATCGAGGGTATAAACCTGGAGGGGGTTTATCCGGCGCTTGAGTATCTATTTAAGATAAAATCTGCCAAACTCGGATATATGAACTGGACCGAAATTCCTCCGATAGAAGGGAAGAGGGTCATGGTTATAGGGGCTGGGCACACAGCTGTCGATGCCGCAATGGAGAGTCTCCTTCTTGGGGCTGACACTGTATATATGAGCTATCGCAGGACGATTAAAGAAGCTCCAGCAGGAGCATATGAGATAAACCTTCTGAGGAGCAAGGGCGTTAAATGGCTTGAACTTACAATCCCAGTAAGGATAGTAGGGGAGAACGGGAGAGTAAGAGCAATAGAGCTCCAGAAGTGTAAGCTTGGCGAACCCGATGAGACGGGAAGGAGAAAGCCAATTCCAATCGAAGGATCTAATTTCCAAGTGGAGGTTGATTATGTTGTGTGTGCAATAGGTCAGACGCCAACGCCTCCCTTCGCCGAGGATGTGGGTATAGCAGTTGACAAGAAGGGTAGGATAGTTGTTGATTCAAGACATATGACAAGTAGAGAGGGAGTTTTCGCGGCTGGAGATGTCGTTTTGGGCCCCTCAAAGGTTGGAAGGGCCGTTAAGGATGGGCTTTATGCAGCTGAAAGCATTCATAACTGGCTGAGTGGGAGGTGA
- a CDS encoding 4Fe-4S dicluster domain-containing protein, whose amino-acid sequence MLNEDRCIGCGACSKACPHGAIIVREGQIRILEFHPELCKDCAFECNTSCPTRAIEGRPSFQILEFEYATCAMCGQRLPLTRKEAEYLAQILIKSGERPEFAYLCDECKIKLQSRASKAYYGYMI is encoded by the coding sequence ATGCTTAACGAAGATAGATGCATTGGTTGTGGTGCATGTTCAAAGGCATGCCCTCATGGAGCCATAATTGTTCGCGAGGGACAAATAAGGATCTTGGAGTTCCACCCTGAACTCTGCAAAGACTGCGCATTTGAATGTAACACCTCTTGTCCCACGAGGGCAATTGAAGGAAGGCCCTCTTTCCAAATATTGGAGTTCGAATATGCCACCTGTGCTATGTGCGGACAGAGGCTTCCACTCACAAGGAAAGAGGCAGAATATCTTGCCCAAATACTCATAAAATCTGGTGAAAGACCCGAATTCGCGTATTTGTGTGATGAATGTAAGATAAAACTCCAGTCACGTGCATCAAAAGCCTATTATGGATATATGATCTGA
- a CDS encoding proton-conducting transporter transmembrane domain-containing protein: MNVIGLTPIIPIVFAFALPLTSILVKGNKKIIQAYALLGTGLTLLATCKLFRMTYATEKPLIYTFGGWNAPVGIIYEVDKMSALLALVTAVLMFLIAIYSYRYLEREGSLEWYYTLYLGLEAGLLGVLLTGDAFNLFVMIEVTSIAAYALVMYYKDRGDSICAGLKYAFIGAVGTTIYFLALGVIYYAFGTLNMANLSAIIHGINFPIATETYYNIAVASGIALALASWAFLIKAAIVPNHFWLPEAHPAAPSPVSAILSGLVVNVGIYSLARFLYTIYGGQLSGQLGDVVHLIGTIIITLGAVSALFGALMMNVQRDVKKLIAYSTIMHMGYLAMAVGIGTQLALQAAVFHMVNHAVTKALLFLAVGVFVHAAGSRNINDLAGLGRKMPLATFSLAIASLGLVGIPPLNIFFSKLLLFNAFMEKSFVLALILVLSSIIALVAYVKVLYEIWLGKRTEEVNVKEPMSMSIICLLLAIVSIALGLLAPYIIEHYINLAVNQTMDYELYIKAALESATKLKLP; encoded by the coding sequence ATGAATGTCATTGGGCTCACACCCATAATCCCAATCGTCTTCGCCTTTGCACTCCCGCTAACATCAATACTCGTGAAGGGGAATAAAAAGATCATCCAGGCGTATGCTCTGCTCGGCACGGGTTTGACATTGCTCGCTACCTGCAAGCTTTTCAGGATGACTTATGCCACAGAAAAGCCGCTAATCTATACCTTCGGTGGCTGGAATGCACCAGTGGGCATAATCTACGAAGTCGACAAGATGAGCGCCCTCCTTGCTCTGGTCACAGCCGTGCTCATGTTTCTCATTGCCATTTACAGTTACCGGTACCTTGAAAGGGAAGGTAGCCTTGAATGGTACTACACACTTTATCTCGGCCTTGAAGCCGGCCTATTGGGGGTTTTACTAACAGGTGACGCCTTCAACCTCTTCGTCATGATAGAAGTCACCAGCATCGCAGCATACGCTCTTGTTATGTACTACAAGGACAGAGGCGATTCAATCTGCGCTGGTCTGAAATATGCCTTCATAGGTGCCGTTGGAACCACTATATATTTCTTGGCCCTAGGTGTCATATATTATGCCTTTGGAACCCTAAATATGGCTAACCTAAGCGCGATAATCCACGGAATAAACTTTCCGATTGCCACTGAGACCTACTATAACATAGCCGTTGCCTCCGGAATCGCCTTAGCCTTGGCCTCTTGGGCGTTTTTAATTAAGGCAGCAATAGTTCCCAACCACTTCTGGCTTCCTGAAGCTCACCCTGCAGCTCCGAGTCCTGTATCAGCGATCCTTTCAGGACTGGTCGTAAACGTCGGAATTTACTCCCTGGCAAGGTTCCTCTACACAATCTATGGCGGCCAGTTAAGTGGCCAGCTTGGTGATGTTGTTCATCTCATAGGCACGATCATCATTACCCTCGGCGCGGTTTCGGCGCTCTTCGGAGCTCTGATGATGAACGTCCAGAGGGATGTGAAGAAGCTCATAGCATACTCAACTATAATGCACATGGGCTACTTGGCCATGGCCGTGGGAATTGGAACACAGTTAGCCCTCCAGGCGGCGGTCTTTCACATGGTAAACCATGCAGTTACTAAGGCGTTGCTCTTCCTTGCCGTGGGAGTCTTCGTTCACGCGGCCGGCTCTAGAAACATTAACGACCTGGCTGGCCTAGGAAGGAAAATGCCTCTTGCAACCTTTAGTTTGGCCATAGCTTCCCTGGGTCTCGTCGGAATACCACCACTTAACATCTTCTTCAGCAAACTGCTACTGTTCAACGCCTTCATGGAGAAGAGCTTTGTTCTGGCATTGATCCTTGTACTGAGCTCGATCATAGCACTCGTTGCCTACGTCAAGGTGCTCTACGAGATATGGCTCGGAAAGCGCACGGAAGAAGTGAACGTCAAAGAGCCTATGAGCATGAGCATAATCTGTCTGTTGCTAGCTATAGTCTCCATAGCTCTCGGTTTGCTGGCCCCGTACATAATTGAGCACTATATCAACCTAGCCGTGAATCAAACTATGGATTACGAACTCTATATAAAGGCGGCGCTCGAGAGTGCAACAAAGCTAAAACTCCCCTAA
- a CDS encoding Na+/H+ antiporter subunit E has product MRGFLPTALLAFVTYIIFTGSATPYDLATGAIVALVTGALMGKFLIRSDVKALNPIRWLWGAIYFVWYMLVAETKAHLDVMVRIITGNVNPGIVRVPIRVKTDYAKTLVANSITNTPGTVVVDMDENYLYVNWINVTSEDPEKAREKISADFEKFAKRMFE; this is encoded by the coding sequence ATGAGAGGCTTCCTACCTACGGCCCTCCTGGCATTCGTGACTTACATCATCTTCACAGGTTCAGCGACTCCTTATGACTTAGCTACCGGTGCGATCGTTGCCCTAGTTACCGGGGCCTTAATGGGGAAGTTCCTCATCAGGAGCGATGTCAAGGCCCTCAATCCGATTAGATGGCTTTGGGGGGCCATCTATTTCGTCTGGTATATGCTGGTGGCTGAAACGAAGGCTCATCTAGATGTCATGGTTAGGATAATCACTGGAAATGTTAATCCGGGCATAGTGAGGGTTCCCATCAGGGTGAAAACTGATTACGCGAAGACTCTAGTTGCCAATTCTATTACAAACACGCCGGGAACTGTTGTTGTGGACATGGATGAGAACTATCTCTATGTGAACTGGATTAACGTAACGAGTGAAGACCCGGAGAAAGCTAGGGAAAAAATCTCGGCTGACTTTGAGAAGTTCGCGAAGAGAATGTTCGAGTGA
- a CDS encoding sodium:proton antiporter gives MIAFLWTLTLLSIIATMLIGLYGIARRPSLVKKLIALTIFGDAVNLFVVALGYRLIYPVEPPILPEWEKGALSNFIAHSVDPLPQALVITAVVIGMAVNVLIAFAIIQMYRIYGSTDVRNLRRKLPEILREGL, from the coding sequence ATGATTGCGTTTCTCTGGACTCTAACGCTACTCTCGATAATAGCCACCATGCTCATCGGCCTTTATGGGATAGCAAGGAGGCCAAGCCTCGTCAAAAAGCTCATAGCATTAACGATCTTCGGTGATGCGGTCAACCTCTTCGTGGTCGCCCTCGGCTATCGCCTGATATACCCGGTCGAGCCTCCGATCCTTCCTGAGTGGGAAAAGGGGGCGCTGAGCAACTTTATTGCTCACTCAGTTGACCCGCTCCCTCAAGCGTTGGTGATTACTGCGGTTGTCATTGGAATGGCCGTCAACGTCCTTATAGCCTTTGCGATAATCCAGATGTATCGCATCTATGGGAGCACTGACGTTAGGAATCTCAGAAGGAAGTTACCTGAAATACTAAGGGAGGGATTGTGA